One Cellulomonas soli DNA window includes the following coding sequences:
- a CDS encoding LuxR C-terminal-related transcriptional regulator, with protein MSMLETTRTIRTLDEGLTRRERVVLAELTEDVTLEEIATRLFVTRNTVKSQVRSVYRKIGVSTRAEAVAWAEAHGIR; from the coding sequence ATGAGCATGCTGGAGACGACCAGGACCATCCGCACCCTCGACGAGGGTCTCACCCGTCGCGAACGGGTCGTGCTGGCGGAGCTGACCGAGGACGTGACCCTCGAGGAGATCGCGACGCGACTCTTCGTCACGCGCAACACCGTCAAGTCCCAGGTTCGTAGCGTCTACCGCAAGATCGGCGTCTCCACGCGCGCCGAGGCGGTCGCCTGGGCCGAGGCCCACGGCATCCGCTGA